The Sulfuricurvum sp. IAE1 genome has a segment encoding these proteins:
- a CDS encoding site-specific integrase — protein sequence MRGSVYYQTGLLAKAVFAEGAKKTERIDPNHPHYQKIASYRTLCTYREVWNNFLNYLKEHWGVKNAEEITGAMVADYMLYKIEYYPSEQYLEKISSALGKLEIALKHYTLSQYGEAREYDFSIRQEILDTTRDLDLVADNYHNRAYKDPELLIESLKDPHHRLAARIQYEGGARIEGVSLIKPDQLHGICHDPITKTDKGVIFTKEKGGKEGDVLIGVDTYIELEEHLKMNKTFKLDRRRYSHAIRSTCERIGLNPEGSHGLRWNFAKRRLFEYAKAGFTYEQSLQTVSWEMKHNRASITEHYLGH from the coding sequence ATGCGTGGATCAGTATATTACCAGACAGGGCTTCTGGCAAAAGCGGTGTTTGCCGAAGGGGCTAAAAAAACGGAGCGAATCGATCCGAATCATCCCCATTATCAAAAGATTGCGTCTTACCGTACCCTATGCACATATCGCGAAGTGTGGAACAATTTTCTCAATTACCTCAAAGAACATTGGGGAGTTAAAAATGCCGAAGAGATCACCGGTGCGATGGTCGCCGACTACATGCTATACAAGATCGAATACTATCCGAGCGAGCAGTATTTGGAGAAGATATCCTCCGCCTTGGGCAAACTCGAAATTGCCCTGAAGCACTATACCTTGTCCCAATACGGTGAAGCCAGGGAATACGATTTCTCTATCCGACAGGAAATCCTCGATACAACCCGAGATCTTGATCTGGTTGCCGACAACTACCACAACCGCGCCTACAAAGATCCGGAACTCTTGATCGAATCGCTCAAAGATCCTCATCACCGTTTAGCGGCACGAATCCAATATGAGGGAGGAGCGCGTATCGAGGGGGTCAGCCTCATCAAACCCGATCAGCTGCATGGAATATGCCACGATCCGATCACCAAAACCGATAAAGGGGTCATTTTTACCAAGGAAAAAGGGGGAAAGGAAGGGGATGTGCTGATCGGTGTTGATACCTATATCGAACTTGAAGAGCATTTGAAAATGAACAAAACTTTCAAACTCGACCGACGGCGCTACAGTCATGCTATCCGTAGCACCTGTGAGCGAATCGGACTTAATCCGGAAGGTTCGCACGGTTTGCGCTGGAATTTTGCGAAACGCAGACTTTTCGAATACGCCAAAGCGGGCTTCACCTACGAGCAAAGCCTCCAAACGGTGAGTTGGGAGATGAAGCACAATCGGGCCTCAATCACCGAGCACTATCTGGGGCATTAA
- a CDS encoding WGR domain-containing protein: MTRTVNDRKRWYRLEVVPNLFGEWLLIRSFGSLNRATPMRMISEVFGDQSAAMKAYEELLNRKQKRGYEVSMRW, translated from the coding sequence ATGACCCGGACCGTCAACGACCGTAAGCGCTGGTACCGCCTGGAAGTGGTCCCCAATCTCTTTGGAGAGTGGCTTCTGATACGAAGTTTCGGATCTTTGAACAGGGCCACGCCGATGCGGATGATCTCTGAAGTGTTTGGGGATCAAAGTGCAGCTATGAAAGCCTATGAAGAACTTCTGAATCGGAAGCAAAAACGGGGATATGAAGTTTCGATGAGATGGTAA
- a CDS encoding helix-turn-helix domain-containing protein encodes MAVIVSKKEEYPDVKAYYDALTNHIKALRKERNISQLKLANILGHSSTSFIARIELRQNQANYNLGHLILLAKEWDLDIHDLLPPL; translated from the coding sequence ATGGCGGTCATAGTGTCCAAAAAAGAGGAATATCCCGATGTCAAAGCGTATTACGACGCTTTAACCAATCACATAAAAGCGCTTCGAAAGGAGCGTAACATCAGCCAGTTGAAACTGGCTAATATTCTCGGACACAGCTCTACCTCTTTTATTGCGCGCATCGAACTCCGTCAGAATCAAGCCAATTACAACCTTGGCCATCTGATCCTTCTTGCCAAAGAGTGGGATCTCGATATCCATGATCTGCTTCCGCCGCTTTGA
- a CDS encoding nuclease-related domain-containing protein — translation MKKIVLSDHTASQIDAAVQERQRQYHTSLFSYNEAIIKRDARKVQARSRFSDAWKQRHIWEIIGGVFSVIGAYAAPKPSRPRMQAAGDKEKIWSAGNEGEKRVENFLAENLDDQWTLIGGYKNARGEIDQILVGPRGVFAIEIKYNNGTIFCDGDRWWRTKYDKYGNMVESNVPIADKRGRSPSRQVNESSDLLQSFLQKRYPAIQVYRSIIWAHNRSRLGDFKNLNIDYTAIVHDWNLDRFLQTSTYQLAQEEQQRIIESIRKDHAYYNRPYKK, via the coding sequence ATGAAAAAAATCGTTTTATCTGATCATACGGCTTCACAAATTGACGCGGCCGTGCAAGAGAGACAGCGACAATATCATACCAGTCTCTTTTCTTACAACGAAGCAATCATAAAACGAGATGCTCGTAAAGTACAGGCGCGTTCCCGATTCTCTGACGCATGGAAGCAACGTCATATATGGGAAATCATTGGCGGAGTTTTCAGCGTTATCGGTGCCTATGCGGCACCTAAGCCTTCACGCCCCAGAATGCAAGCTGCCGGAGATAAAGAAAAGATTTGGAGTGCCGGCAATGAAGGGGAAAAACGGGTAGAGAATTTTTTAGCTGAAAATCTTGATGATCAGTGGACATTGATCGGCGGCTATAAAAATGCCAGAGGAGAGATCGATCAGATTTTGGTCGGTCCGCGAGGTGTATTTGCTATCGAAATCAAATACAACAACGGCACCATTTTCTGTGACGGGGATAGATGGTGGAGAACCAAATACGATAAATACGGCAATATGGTTGAGTCTAATGTGCCAATAGCTGATAAACGAGGACGAAGCCCAAGTCGACAGGTCAATGAATCGTCTGATTTGCTTCAATCGTTTCTCCAGAAACGTTATCCCGCAATTCAGGTCTATCGCTCGATTATCTGGGCACATAATCGTTCTAGATTGGGGGATTTCAAGAATCTCAATATTGACTATACCGCCATTGTTCATGATTGGAATTTAGATCGATTTTTACAAACTTCGACCTATCAACTGGCTCAAGAAGAGCAGCAACGAATTATTGAATCCATTCGAAAAGATCATGCTTATTACAATAGACCATATAAAAAATAA